TCAGATCCTTGCAGCGGGTCGGGTTGATGTCGGACCGGTCTTCAGGTCAGTTTTGCCAGCAGGCCCCGGGTCGAGCCGTCCTTGCCGGTGGGGTCGGCGCCGTCGAGAATCGGCATCAGGCTGAGCGCCAGTTCCTTGCCCAGTTCCACGCCCCATTGATCAAAGGAGTTGATCCCCCAGATCGCGCCTTCGGTGAAGACCCGGTGTTCAAAGAGGGCGATGATCTGCCCCAGCACAAAGGGCGTCAGCCGGGGGTAGGCAATGGTGACCGACGGGCGGTTGCCGGGAAAGGTCAGATGCACTGTCATCCGTTTGAGCTCGGCGCCTTCGAAGCCACGTTCGGCGGCCAGTTGGCGCGCCTCCTCCGGGCTGCGGCCGCGCATCAGCGCCTCGGATTGGGCCAGACAATTGGCCACCAGCATCCGGTGCTGATGGGCAAGCTCGGGCTCGTGCCCTTCGGCTGCGATCAGGAATTCTGCAGGCACCACGCGGGTGCCCTGATGCAGCAGCTGATAGAAGGCGTGTTGGCCGTTGGTCCCGGGCTCGCCCCAGACCACGGGCCCAGAGTGGCGGGTCAGCGGTTCGCCATCAAGGGTCACACCCTTGCCGTTGCTTTCCATGTCGAGCTGCTGAAGATAGGCGGGCAGGCGCGACAGGCGCTGATCATAGGGCAGCACCGCGCGGCTGTCATAGCCGCAGATATTGTTGTGCCAGATCCCGATCAGTCCAAGCAGGACCGGCAGGTTTTGCGCTAGCGGGGCAGTCTGAAAATGCGCATCCATGGCTGCGGCGCCGCTCAGAAGGGCGCGGAAATTGTCAGGGCCCACGGCAATCAGGATCGGCAGGCCGACCGGCCCCCACATGGAGTAGCGCCCGCCAACCCAATCGGCAAAGCCAAACACACGCTCGGGCGGGATGCCGAACGCGGCGGTCTTGTCCTGCGCCGAGGAGACTGCCGCCAGATGCGCGGTGGCGCCATCCCCCAGGGCCGCGCGCAGCCATCTGAGCGCGGTTTCGGCATTGGCCATGGTTTCGGTGGTGGTGAAGGTCTTGGAGGCGATGACGATCAGCGTCGTTTCAGGATCGAGATCCTTCAGCGTATCCGCAATATGCGCGCCATCGACGTTGGAGACGAAATGGC
This genomic stretch from Phaeobacter gallaeciensis harbors:
- the pgi gene encoding glucose-6-phosphate isomerase, which translates into the protein MSDIWAQLARHRAETANTPLLSLFDDADRFDAFSADSDDLLLDYSKTALDQTALSLLIALAKETGLPDHIDAMFRGERINATEGRAVLHTALRAPADQKILVDGVDVMPQVQDTLRRMEAFAGGLRSGATKTATGAAFTDVVNIGIGGSDLGPVMATLALAPYHDGPRCHFVSNVDGAHIADTLKDLDPETTLIVIASKTFTTTETMANAETALRWLRAALGDGATAHLAAVSSAQDKTAAFGIPPERVFGFADWVGGRYSMWGPVGLPILIAVGPDNFRALLSGAAAMDAHFQTAPLAQNLPVLLGLIGIWHNNICGYDSRAVLPYDQRLSRLPAYLQQLDMESNGKGVTLDGEPLTRHSGPVVWGEPGTNGQHAFYQLLHQGTRVVPAEFLIAAEGHEPELAHQHRMLVANCLAQSEALMRGRSPEEARQLAAERGFEGAELKRMTVHLTFPGNRPSVTIAYPRLTPFVLGQIIALFEHRVFTEGAIWGINSFDQWGVELGKELALSLMPILDGADPTGKDGSTRGLLAKLT